The following coding sequences lie in one Candidatus Curtissbacteria bacterium genomic window:
- a CDS encoding class I SAM-dependent methyltransferase produces MTSDTRRKNLPVDLMYSKAEDKDKLWVELNNKYWNGSTESLEKFFAESFKLTARTVRHILSNTNKTPGLIADIGAGYGQFSLNLVSLGFEVVAIEPSTKDRKIIKYYYNKLRKKKGRLKVIDGTAEKIPLKSGVVDLCVFSQVLEHVQDPEKSLKELARILKPGGFIYLSCPNYFFPVEQHYHLPYFPLMPKRVFSLWALFALKFLNIRKVNWVRERDYSVVKDFVFSLNYTNNRLIERLCRANKLEIEWSSVEANRDLSGQIKKHWNQKRSKNQLLLVLISLPKKLLRAAFSEVGILPMKLEYIIKKPQL; encoded by the coding sequence ATGACTTCTGATACTCGACGCAAAAATCTTCCGGTCGACTTAATGTATTCGAAGGCCGAAGACAAAGATAAGCTATGGGTTGAATTAAATAACAAATATTGGAATGGGTCGACCGAGTCTTTGGAAAAGTTTTTCGCGGAGTCCTTTAAGCTGACGGCAAGGACTGTTAGGCACATATTATCTAATACGAACAAAACTCCGGGATTGATTGCAGACATTGGGGCCGGATATGGGCAATTTTCTTTGAATTTAGTATCGCTTGGATTTGAGGTCGTTGCGATAGAGCCAAGCACTAAAGATAGAAAAATTATTAAGTACTATTACAATAAGCTTCGAAAGAAAAAGGGGCGGTTAAAAGTAATTGATGGCACCGCTGAAAAGATACCTCTAAAAAGTGGGGTCGTTGATCTATGCGTCTTTTCTCAGGTCTTGGAGCATGTTCAAGATCCGGAGAAGTCTCTGAAGGAACTTGCGAGAATATTAAAACCTGGCGGATTTATATATTTGAGTTGTCCTAATTATTTTTTCCCTGTAGAACAACATTATCATTTACCATACTTTCCTTTAATGCCAAAGAGGGTTTTTTCGCTGTGGGCACTTTTTGCGTTGAAGTTTTTAAATATTAGAAAGGTTAATTGGGTAAGAGAAAGAGACTACTCCGTAGTAAAAGACTTTGTTTTCTCGCTTAATTACACAAACAACAGGCTAATTGAAAGGTTGTGCAGAGCAAACAAGCTAGAAATTGAGTGGTCGTCTGTCGAGGCCAACCGTGACTTGTCAGGACAAATTAAAAAGCACTGGAACCAAAAAAGGTCTAAAAATCAACTGCTGCTAGTTTTAATTTCTTTACCGAAGAAGCTGCTGCGCGCTGCGTTTTCTGAAGTCGGAATTCTTCCGATGAAACTTGAATACATTATTAAAAAACCTCAGCTGTAA